In Anabrus simplex isolate iqAnaSimp1 chromosome 4, ASM4041472v1, whole genome shotgun sequence, a single genomic region encodes these proteins:
- the LOC136872722 gene encoding uncharacterized protein, producing the protein MEYMRNKDSEKPKPVVFLDETWIFMNGSPTYSWNKPHKSGHDVQGVIRRPVSEGGRLVIVHAGTKDGFVPVADLIFATNLKRNQDYHGAMNSEKFQMWVETQLIIGLRNIGPCVIVMDNAPYHCKLVQHQPTTKWRKDQLVVSGSYLQRILA; encoded by the exons atggaatacatgcgtaataaggacagtgagaaaccaaaacctgttgttttcttggatgagacttggatttttatgaatg ggtcacccacatactcctggaataaaccacacaaatctggacatgatgttcaaggagtaattcgtcgacctgtgtctgagggaggaagactggttattgttcatgctggaacgaaagatggctttgtacctg ttgctgatttgatatttgctacaaacttaaagagaaatcaggattaccatggtgctatgaacagtgagaaatttcagatgtgggtggaaacgcaattaatcataggattaagaaatataggaccctgtgttattgtaatggataatgcaccatatcactgtaagcttgttcagcatcaaccaacaacgaaatggaggaaggatcaattagtg GTATCCGGCTCCTATCTTCAACGAATTCTTGCATGA